The genomic region aaatagatgaaatttttaagcATACATGGattaatttgaccatttttttagtagaaagGGAAGAATGCAATCCAACTCCTAATACAGGGACCTTCACGATACTTTTACCATTCCTATTCCTTACTCATTATTATACTTGTTCATGGGCTGGGCTACTCGTTCAAGCTTGAAGGCTTGCTTGAAATTTGGGaggatttggacaaaaaaatttggtccatttaaaatatgggtcggACTTGGACTTGAACACTAAAGGCTCAAGTCTAACTCAACCCGacccatttttaaattattaatgttttatattatattatgttatttttatatattatgtaatttataacacataacaattaaatttatagtagtattatatactattataatgtaaacattaaaaaagttaagataactatatataaaagtattaattattaaattaaaaataatataaatatatttttaaaaaatttaaaaataatatgggtggACCTAAAATGAGCTTAGGTTAGCTATTTACAAATACGGACAGGCTTGggaaaaattttaggcctatatttCGGGTTGGGCCAAGTTTGGGCAAGCATAAAGTGtgttaatatcatacataaGTCTTTTTGGAAATTTGACAATGAACGTTGATGTCTTTCTCTCGACTAAAAGTAATGAACGACCAGGATCTCCTATCTCACATGGGGTAGAAAGAGCAAtaagaaagtaaaaaataagCAGAACGATATTGTAGATCCTATGGAAGAGACTAGCATGGAGACTAGAATGTCATGGAAGGATACCCTAATGGCTAATCTACATTTGAATGATGAGCAATGGACACTGTCATCTGATGATGAGTTCAATGTTTTGGACAATGATGATATTGAAGTCCTAGACAGCGATGTTCATGTGTCCTATGATGGGCCTTATTTGGAAATCACTTTTTCTAAACGTGTACATGACCTTTTTGATAAGAGCATGGCGAATGTGGTTATTATTAAGCCGCTTGGTAGATCTATTGGGTATAGAACTTTGGAAGGAAGACTCAAAAGCCTGTGGAATCTTCAAGGAGATTTCAAATTGGTTGATTTAGACAATGATTATTCATTGTGAAGCTAAATTCACCCAAGAGCTATAAGAGAGTTTTGATGGAAGGATCATGGATGATATTTGATCATTATATCATGGTACAACCTTGAAGTATATATTTCTCAACCAAAGAAAAACATCCTACAAAAGCTATTGTATGGATTAGATTGCCATGTCTTCCGTATAAGTATTATACTAAAGGCATGTTAAGGGTTATCATAGAGGTGTTTGACATAGTGGTGAAAGTAGATTACAATATGACAGATGAGAAATGTGGGCGATTTGCTAGGATTGTAGTGGCTATTGATATTGATAAACCACTAAGATTATGGGTTGGAATTGATGGAGTTCCTCAGGCTATTGAATACGAAGGCCTACCTACCATATGCTATGATTGTGGTACATATGGTCATACTCATGAATCATGGCTAAAGAAGGCGAAAGAACATGAAACACCAGAGAAGAATGATGTTAATGTGAAGAAGAATGGTCAAAAGGAGGCAAAAAACAAGGACaatgaccaaattgtgaaaGGAATAGAAGGAAAATCCTTATATGGTCCATGGATGCAAGCTCCGTCTCGCAGAAGAAGACAACCTAATTCGAGAAAGTATGGCACGAAAGGAAAGGAGAATGTTTTAGAAAATCATGGCAGCCAAGGTTCAAGATTTACTACAATCTCAAATTTGGAGAAGGAAGAAAACCACATAATTTAATGTGCAATGGCAATGAAGTCGAGCTGTAACggttgatttttagtgaaattggaacagtgactttgggaccacaaatgtaGCCagtaaacatttattttattattattttaatgtttatggtaTGTTAATAGggttgtataaaaatttcgttaagaaattttgacgtttgcatgcttaattaagtaaaaggactaaatcgtaaaaaatgcaaaagtagagttctagcagctaaaggtatcaaatagccatgaaactttaaagtgaaaggacttagatggtaaatagaccattgaGATAGTTAGTGGACATTCATGGattggttttattgaaattattaaagtttttaaaggttattttggtaattaggtaaatttaagaaaacaatttctatttttttcattcattttcttatttcacCAATTTTAAATACTAAGAACACTATTTTAGGATTTAAAGCATTCGACCAACTCTCCTTGCTTTCATGTAAGTGAGATTTGTCCATTTTTAacgatttttatatttttgaagtcgtagcttaatctagctagtccagggactaatttacaaaatttttaaaggtttagggtttttaaattaacatttttgcatggttttttgaagtttaatggaagaatatgaatttttgttgttaaataaacaagtcttgtaaagtgatttttgatgaaattatcatttagggacttatttgtaaaagtagtaaaataccatgaaaaatttgtgaaatgttgaattttatgaGGTTTTATAAGTTCCTAGGTAAATTAGGTAGCAtgaaatgtggatgaaattgcataaatgtcaatttacgagcttaaggactaaattgtaaagaagttaaaatattaggggcaaaagtaTAAGTTtgcaaaagtatgaattttggactaaattgaatagtgtgaatattaaatggattgaatttacttatttagatcaagataaaccttgTACGGATCTTgattgaggaaaagctaaagccttgGATTAGTGATCTGGTTCTTATGTCTTTGtaatcaaggtaagttcgtatgtttaaataacgttttaatgttattttgatatatatgctATTGTGATATTTATCACGTCATGAAACGATGGAATTCCAACGATGTTTCGATGATTATCaagcctcgtttgaaccttaggaatatataggatacaaatgacatgtcattagggttactatgttccgggtgctggtcttgaatgttcTGCCGATGGATGAGttcttgcatttgttgcggatactcgtCAGCTTATGTGAGCGACATCGTGTAGCTTATATTCCGACTgccagcttgtgtgagcagacccattttatGGCTTGagtgagcaacgatgtaaaggaaaaagaaaatgaatggtttcgaccatatgtttagcacactttgtgtgagttTTCCCGCGTATccaatattattctaagtggttcaactaGCAAGTAAAGGGAAGGAACGGTAAGTGTACTAATCAACTATGTTATGAACTTATGGAAATGTATGAGATGGAAATGTTCAATGTATGCATATTTATGGTTATGGAAAGTATGAATTTAATGATACTATGTTCACGTAAATTTTATCTTACCATGTGATAGTTCAATTGAATTATGTGTTAAAGCACTAACtattgttgttgatgatgcttaggattgtaccaagctattggttggattgtatcatgtttaattttaaagttacgcattgaaatggtaagttatgttcatgttttacgaacttattaagcattatatgcttacatagttttcttttccatgtttatagattatcggatgCTAAAtcgatttggaagctcgtcggagacctgTCACGCTATCCAacgattatatcggtagttttaatattttggccaagtttataatggcatgtataggtggacttatgtttAATGGCTAGTTAATGTTTATGGCATATAAATATTACTTCGAATTTGTGGTACTTTTAGTTCTTTTGATTCTTTGTGGTTGGGTGATAATATGGTCAAGTTGATGCATGATTTTATGACCAAAGTGGTAAGTGATGGTATGTTTGAAATATGGTTAATTGTGGTATGTTTTTGTATGGAAATAAGTTAGATGTAAATGGTTGATGTATGGACAAATATGCATGTGTTTAGACATGTTTGATgatttgtgattgaggtgctttattggcatattggttgcATGGATTAATGGTATAGTGAATTGgttattttatgcatgttttgggcatgttttaatattttagtcatatgtgcaaattgtgtttaggtacatgcttgaattgggtgaaggaaatggcttgattttagccaatttcttgtccacatggcCATGCGACACttccgtgtgtcccctgtagatTTTAAAGGTTGCAATTCAgatagttacacggcctggcacataggcgtgtggcttgtccgtgtgacccaactcaaagagttacacgggcacggacatgggctgggacaacGGCTGTGTGCCcttatttcaattattacaCAACTTGAGACACGCGCGTGTGTCTTagctgtgtgagtcacatggcctagccacacgactgtgtgatcCCTAcagttttaaattttctaactttttccttaaattttcaaatgattcagatttagtcccaaattatttctaaatgattctaaggcctcgagggctcgaataaggggcgatatgaatgtatataaatggattatgctatgtttattgtaatgtttagaaatgaattttttaggGTATGTTTTTacggtaatactctataaccctattttggcgacggatacaagttaggggtgtttttttttgaaacaaacaaGTTATGGGTGTTACACGAGCAATCAAGGGGTGATAATAAGAAAAGTTCTGGatctaagaataattgttgATCCTAATAGAACTAAAGCTATGGGGAAAGGAAAGAAAGTCGAATCTCTTACtatgaaaaagaattttaatgtttttaagaaGGGTCCTACATAGAAAGTGAATGATGGAAGTGGGTCTAGTgacagaaaaagaaacaagCTTAAAAAGTGGTATACATCGGGCTGTATCGATTGAAGAAAGGAGGCTACGAGTTCTATCTCCATGCAAAATCTCAAACAGAATACGttaaatgacatgcaaaattCCTTTACACCTTATGAAGCCCATGTTAATTCTATGTAGTTTAAggttaaaaaaagaattataaggCTCATAAACCACTTAACGATGAGACGAATGATGACCCACAAGTTAGAGAATGGATAAAGGCCATGACTAATGAAATAAAGAATGTGAATGATGATAATAAGTCACTTAAAGAATTAGATACGGGTGATGATGATATTGCTCTTGAGGGAGCAATGGAGATGTAAGTCTGTCTCTTTTTTGTTCTAACCttttttaaatggttaaagtTTTTTTCTGGAATGTTCAAGGTGTAGCTAGCCTGAAATTCAATCGTATCTTGaaggattttttaaattttcataagcTGAATATAGTGATTCTCATGGAAACTAGGGTAAGTGGCTGTAATGTTGACAAGGTTATTAAGAAAACTGATTTTAAATACTCTTTTCGTGTTGAAGCACATGATTTTTCTAATGGTATATGGGTGTTATGGGGAGAtgatatatacaaatattttggaTGTGGAATTTCAATATATTCATCTGTCTTGTatcaatgtttttaataaaaagaaatggcTTATTAATGCTATCTATGCTAGTCCGTCGTCTTCTAAAAAGAATGAACTTTGGCACTCCCTCTCCTATCTTACTTTGAGTATAACACTTCTGTGGATTCTTGGTGGGGACTTCAACGCTATTTGTTCCGTAGAGGAGTGTGACGGTGGTGTTGCCAAGAAGAACTGGAACCAAAATATGTTTAGTGACTTTATCTTTGACACGGGTGTTGTTGATCTCAGATTTAAAGGGCTAAAATTTTCCAAGCGTTGGGGTAATCTTCACCAAAGACTCGATCATGGTCTTGATAATGATCGATGGGTTAATGAAAACCCAAATACAACTATTACTCACTTGGAATGTATCAGTTTGGACCATCACCCTGTTTTGTTAAACTCAGTGGCTTTGACAAATCTGAGTAAACATCGTCTATTTCGTTTCATTGCTGCATGGTTGAAGCCTAAGCAATTTGTTGAATTTCTCCAGTGCAATTGGAGGAAATGAGCTAATATGATTGTGAATCTTGATAATTTCAAAGAAGCTTCATGATtgaaatttcaacatttttggGCATGTAGGTAGGAAGAAGAGAGAAATCATAGCTAGACTTGGAGGAATTGATCGTGCATTAGAAATAAGGTACTCCCAATTTTTTGTCAACTTGGAAAAATAGTTGAAGAGAGAACTAGATGTTGTACTTGCTTATGAGGAAAGTATTTAGTTTCAAAAGTCATGCTCTAAATGGATCATTGATTGTGACAAAAATACTCGATTTTTCACATAAGCGCTACTAGTAGGAGGAGGCAAAATACAATCACTTCCCTCAAGCTATCAAATAGGGAATGGTGTGAAGACTCACAGATTCTGCAACATATGGTGGTGGAatattgcaaattttttttttctaatgaagCAACTGTGGCGACCCTTTATGATATAAGAGGTATGTTTGCTCCCATTGATGTTAATGAACGCAAGTGCAACAAATtacaaatgatgaaattaaaactgTGGTTTTTGACATGCAACCCCTAAAAGCGTTGGATATTGATGGCTATTTAGctttattttctaaaagatTTGGGACTGGATTGGTgataatatttgtaatttcgTTCATGATAGTTTTAACAATTACCATTTTGATCTTTGGGTTAATCGCACTTTGCTCGTTCTTATACCAAAAATGGAGAGCCCAGAGTTGATTTAGCATTTCTGTCCTATTAGCTTGTGCAGGATCCTCTATAATATAATTGCCAATACCATCGCCAATCGGTTAAAACCTTTTCTTCTAAGGTGTGTACAACTGAATCAGATTAGTTTTATTCATGGCCGCAACATCATTGATAATATAGTGATAGCACAAGAGATTATTCATTTTATGCGGTTGGAAAAAAGGGAAGGTCGGTTGGTTTGCCATCAAGATAGATATGGAAAAGGCGTATGGTCGTCTCAATTGGGATTTTATTGAGGACTCACTCATAGATTTGGAAATCCCAGGGTCGAGACACCAACTTATCATGCATCACATATGTTCCTCTTATTTGTAGGTTTTATGGAATGACACCATGACAAATTCTTTTACTCCATCTAAAGGAATCCGACAAGGCGATCTATTATCTCTGTATACTTTTTTATGCATGGAAAGGCTAGCTCAGGCTATATCTCTTGAAGTAAATAATAGAAGATGGCGACCTATAAAATTGGCCATGGATGGCCCACCGCTGtcccatttattttttactgatgatttgattctttttGGAAAAGCTTCATTGGAGCAAATGGAGGTCATCAAAGGAGTTTTACTGTTTTAGGTCAGAAGATTAACAAgaataaaactttgatttatttCTCTAAGAATGTAGCAAGTTGATTATGAGAGGACATTAGTGCCGAATTAGAAGTTAAGGTAATGGATGATCGAGGGCGCTATCTTGGGGTTCCCTTATTTCACCAAAGGGTTACGAGagaatcattattttttattcttcaacGTATGCATATAAAACTTGCAAGATGGAAGGCACAAACTCTTTCACTACCTGGGAGAATAACATTGGCCAAATCTATTCTTGCGATTATTCCTTCGTATGTTATGCAATCCACCACTATTCCTAAAGGAATATGTCTTGAAATGGAAAAGTTGATTCATAACTTTGTTTAGGGTTATGCAACGGAGGAAAAAATAGTGTCGTTAGTCAAATGGGATTCTATCTGTCAATCAAATACAAAAGGTGGGTTGGGCCTAAGGAATATGGAGAAACAAAACAAAGCTTTCATCATGAAAGTCACTTTCAATTTGGTACACAAGGAGGACCAATTATGGGTGAAAGTTTTGCGATCAAAATACAAGTTGGAAGGTTTCCTTCCTATATATTTGTATAAGGGTGCTTGTTCAAATTTATAGCAAGGTATCCACGTTATTTGGGACCATGTACGTATGAGCATTATTTGGAATGTGGGCAATGGACAtaacattgatttttttagagaTGATTGGATTCAAGATTATGGTCCACTAGTAAAAAGGATTGATGCAGTGCAACAAAGGCCGAATGCTTACATAACGGTTAGTTCAATGAAAAATCAGTATGAGAATTAGGATTGGAATAGAATTGATGATTGGTTATCTGTAGATATTAAACGACTGATTGTTGCAATAAAGCCTCCCTCATTAACTGATGTTGAGGATTTTCTGAGATGGATTTAGGATAGAGGTAGACAATTTTCAGTAAAATTTGCATATGAGCTCTTAGCTAAAGAACATACATTGATAGAGGATCGTAGATGGAAACTGATATGGGCTCATCGTGGCACTCAATAGGCTCGTGTTTTCTTGTGGCTTGTTGGTAAGGAGAGTTTGTTGACAAATCGAGAAAGACAAAAAGGGCATATGACGAATGACCCATCTTGCCCAATCTGTGGAGACACTATTGAAGATATAAGTCATGTTCTACGCACTTGTTTTACTATTGCAATGACCTGGTCGCAATCTGTAAAGAATGAAAAGCTTGAAGAATTTATGTTTATACCAATTAAAGATTGGGTCTTCATGAACCTTGCTGACCCCAAATATTTCATAAAGGATGTAGATGATTGGGACATTTAGTTTGAAGCAGTGTGTTGGGTTTTATGGACCCGTAGGAACAAAATGATCTTTGAGAAAGAGTTCATTGAAAGTGAAAACATACGTGAAACAAGTTTGAGGCTGTGGACTGAATGCCACAGAAACGTCCAAGCTGCCCTTATGGAGAAAAGAgaacataatattaaaataggCCGGACACCATCGCCACTAGGTTGGCTAAAGGTAAACACTGATGGTGGCTTGACAATCAAAGGCAAGATTGCTACATGCGGAGGAGTTATTAGAGATCATTTAGGAAGATGGTTGGCGGGCTTTGCAAGAAATATTGGCTCAACTTCTGTTCTGAATGCTGAACTATGGGGAGCTTACGATGGTCTATTTTGGGGACACAACAGCTAGTTCTTGAGAGATTGTTTGACAACTGTTAATCTTATCGATCAATGGAATCTGGAGCCTTCTTTAAATACTGTGATCTGTGCGATACATCAAATGTTATAGAGAGGATGGATTGTTCGTCTAGAGAATGTTTATCGAGAGGCAAATGGTGTAGCCGATGCATTATCTACTGGTGTAAAAACAATGGAGCTTGGATATCATTTTTCAATGAACCTCCAAAAGAAGCTAAGTTGACTTTACATGCTGACAGCGTGGGAATCACTTACACAAGGATAAGTAGTAGCCATTATTCTTTTCCtctattatgtgtaaaaagaAATCATACATAAGCCTGATCCGTCCCATAAACATCTTTGTTCTTTACcctaataaaaagaaatgacaaattttaaaattatatataaattttgattcaatgtgcactttgatacatgaattttaatttggtacaaTTATACACATAAAATTTAGTCATGGTTCAAATgtgtaaatgaaattttaattttattcaatcacacattttaaaaactaagtacaccaaattatttttatattaaataaatataattatatgtatatacaagatatacataattataaggaatgaataaaatcaaaattcatttataaaaatacatgttaaatcaaaatttatatataattttaatatttatcagtaaaaaatatatatatctccCCACCTTTAACGTGGTTAAAGAACATCAATTAAGGGCCTGTTCTCCTTTGCGTTAGAAAAGgactttttattgaaaaagtcCTTTTCTCTTAAAAGGAACGAAGAACGGCCTCCGTTTCGGAAAAAAAATCACCATCGGAGAAGTCCTTTTCTCCAGAtgaagaagttaaaattttctccttttcttcagccaaaagtgcttttggctggtaatttccatttttctccCCCAAAAACTGTTCTTCCCTCTGGTTCTTTGCCTGAAATATAAAGTTCTTTgcctttgtttcttttcctctggttctttgttcctcttccgccggtgagtttctttatttgcaTTTCAGTTGatgaaattggtatgaaattggATTTCGTTTGGGCACCTTATGTATTTGCATCTGCCACTTTTGATTTATTTGCTTCTGCATTATtgaacaaaatcgatacttCTACATTTTGATGTTAACTTCTACAATTACCTCATTCATGCTGTCTGCTTTGTAATTTGACGaacatatttttttcctttccttctctAATTACTAGGCCATTTCGTTCTCTGATCTTTTCTGGG from Gossypium raimondii isolate GPD5lz chromosome 1, ASM2569854v1, whole genome shotgun sequence harbors:
- the LOC105786721 gene encoding uncharacterized protein LOC105786721, whose translation is MLRVIIEVFDIVVKVDYNMTDEKCGRFARIVVAIDIDKPLRLWVGIDGVPQAIEYEGLPTICYDCGTYGHTHESWLKKAKEHETPEKNDVNVKKNGQKEAKNKDNDQIVKGIEGKSLYGPWMQAPSRRRRQPNSRKYGTKGKENVLENHGSQGSRFTTISNLEKEENHII